In Cupriavidus basilensis, one genomic interval encodes:
- a CDS encoding YeeE/YedE family protein yields the protein MPEIDIAALSRTILASTFILTFLFGAVLQRTHFCTMGAVSDIVNMGDWTRMRMWGLAIGVAMIGTAALAAGGYIDPTKTIYAASKLSWLSALVGGLMFGFGMVLASGCGSKTLVRIGAGNLKSLVVFVFLGLSAYMTLRGLFGVIRVNTVDAVALTLPTTQDLPSVLAHASGLARATLQVGIALVVGGALVIWALAGRGFRTFDNLLGGLAVGLIIVAMWYVSGHLGYVAEDPNTLEELFVASNSGRMESLSFVAPYAYTLDWLMMFSDKSKVLTIGIVSVFGVVAGAAAYALVTRTFRWEGFGNAEDVGNHLVGGVLMGVGGVTALGCTIGQGLSGVSTLAIGSFIALAGILIGSVLGFRYQIWRLERMI from the coding sequence ATGCCCGAAATCGATATTGCCGCGCTCAGCCGTACCATACTGGCGAGCACCTTCATCCTGACCTTCCTGTTTGGGGCGGTGCTCCAGCGCACGCACTTCTGCACCATGGGTGCGGTCTCCGACATCGTCAATATGGGCGACTGGACCCGCATGCGCATGTGGGGGCTGGCCATCGGCGTGGCCATGATCGGCACCGCCGCGCTGGCTGCGGGCGGCTACATCGATCCCACCAAGACCATCTATGCCGCCAGCAAGCTCAGCTGGCTCTCCGCCCTGGTGGGCGGGCTGATGTTCGGTTTCGGCATGGTGCTGGCCTCGGGCTGCGGCAGCAAGACGCTGGTGCGTATCGGCGCCGGGAACCTGAAGTCGCTGGTGGTGTTCGTTTTCCTGGGGCTGTCGGCCTATATGACGCTGCGCGGCTTGTTTGGCGTGATTCGCGTGAACACCGTCGATGCCGTGGCGCTCACGTTGCCCACCACGCAAGACCTGCCCTCCGTGCTGGCGCACGCCAGCGGCTTGGCGCGCGCCACGCTGCAAGTCGGCATCGCGCTGGTGGTGGGCGGGGCGCTGGTGATCTGGGCGCTGGCGGGACGCGGCTTTCGCACCTTCGATAACCTGCTTGGTGGCCTGGCGGTGGGCCTGATCATCGTGGCCATGTGGTACGTGTCCGGGCACCTCGGCTATGTCGCCGAGGATCCCAATACGCTCGAGGAACTGTTTGTTGCCAGCAACAGCGGCCGCATGGAGAGCCTGAGCTTTGTCGCTCCCTATGCCTACACGCTCGACTGGCTGATGATGTTCAGCGACAAGAGCAAGGTGCTGACCATCGGCATTGTCAGCGTGTTCGGCGTGGTGGCCGGCGCCGCTGCGTACGCACTGGTGACCCGCACCTTTCGCTGGGAAGGCTTTGGCAATGCCGAGGACGTCGGCAATCATCTGGTGGGTGGCGTCCTGATGGGCGTGGGCGGCGTGACCGCGCTGGGCTGCACCATCGGCCAGGGGCTATCAGGCGTATCCACGCTGGCGATCGGCTCGTTTATCGCGCTGGCCGGCATCCTGATTGGCTCGGTGCTGGGCTTCCGCTACCAGATATGGCGCCTTGAGCGCATGATCTAG
- the ybgC gene encoding tol-pal system-associated acyl-CoA thioesterase: MSNNVWALRVYWEDTDAGGVVFYANYLKFFERARTEWLRSLGIEQQALADESGVVFIVRSTAVDYNAPARLDDLLEIRTQIERVGPASVQFAQEAWRGEQLLATGAIRVGCVDRSTFRPTPIPAPVLATIKTAR; the protein is encoded by the coding sequence ATGAGCAACAATGTGTGGGCCTTGCGGGTGTACTGGGAAGACACCGACGCGGGCGGCGTAGTGTTCTACGCCAATTACCTCAAGTTCTTCGAGCGCGCCCGTACTGAGTGGCTGCGCTCGCTAGGCATCGAGCAGCAAGCGCTGGCCGATGAGTCCGGCGTCGTCTTCATCGTCAGAAGCACGGCGGTGGACTACAATGCCCCCGCCCGTCTGGACGACCTGCTTGAGATCCGGACACAGATTGAACGGGTTGGCCCGGCGTCGGTCCAATTCGCCCAAGAAGCCTGGCGTGGTGAGCAATTGCTGGCTACTGGCGCCATCCGGGTTGGGTGTGTTGATCGTAGCACATTTCGCCCGACTCCCATTCCCGCCCCCGTCCTTGCAACCATCAAGACCGCTCGATGA
- the ybgF gene encoding tol-pal system protein YbgF, whose translation MKARVSKLVLLTAMSCVSLLPFAQARAGVFDDDEARKAIVNMRDQFNGFQATASQRIDQNSRAQLDMQNQLEGLRQEVARLRGQNEMLQNEVTTLQKQQKDYYADLDARLKKFEPQQVTVDGREGLSQPGEKAEYDAALKQFQTGDFKGAGNVFAGFIKKYPQSPYVPLAQFWLGNSLYAQRDYRGSTSVLQNMVQAYPDHPKVPDALIAIANNQIESGQKPAARKTLEQVVAKYPGTEGAQAASNRLKTLK comes from the coding sequence ATGAAAGCACGCGTCTCCAAGTTGGTATTGCTTACTGCGATGTCCTGCGTCAGCCTGTTGCCGTTTGCACAGGCGCGGGCCGGCGTGTTCGACGATGACGAGGCGCGCAAAGCCATCGTCAACATGCGGGACCAGTTCAACGGTTTCCAGGCGACGGCATCGCAGCGCATCGACCAGAACAGCCGCGCCCAGCTCGACATGCAGAACCAGCTCGAAGGTCTGCGTCAGGAAGTGGCGCGACTGCGCGGCCAGAACGAGATGCTGCAGAACGAGGTGACGACGCTGCAAAAGCAGCAGAAGGACTACTACGCGGACCTGGATGCGCGCCTGAAGAAATTCGAGCCGCAACAGGTCACCGTGGATGGCCGAGAAGGGCTGTCGCAACCTGGCGAAAAGGCCGAATACGATGCCGCGCTCAAGCAGTTCCAGACCGGGGACTTCAAGGGTGCCGGCAACGTGTTCGCGGGCTTCATCAAGAAGTACCCGCAGAGCCCGTATGTGCCGCTGGCGCAGTTCTGGCTCGGCAACTCGCTGTACGCGCAGCGCGACTACCGCGGCTCGACCTCGGTGCTGCAGAACATGGTGCAGGCCTATCCGGATCACCCCAAGGTGCCGGATGCGCTGATCGCCATCGCCAACAACCAGATCGAATCGGGCCAGAAGCCCGCGGCCCGCAAGACCTTGGAGCAGGTGGTAGCCAAATACCCCGGCACCGAGGGCGCGCAGGCGGCGAGCAATCGCCTCAAGACGCTGAAGTGA
- the pal gene encoding peptidoglycan-associated lipoprotein Pal — MTNMMTKTLAVAALLALGACSSGVKLDDTANAGAGNKGTPSTDARAVAPVDVSRDPLNDPNSPLAKRSVYFDFDSYSVKSDYQGMLSEHAKYLAANKGRRILIQGNTDERGTSEYNLALGQKRAEAVRRSLSSLGVPETQMEAVSLGKEKPKATGHDEAAWAENRRADITY; from the coding sequence ATGACCAATATGATGACCAAAACCCTTGCCGTCGCCGCTCTGCTGGCCCTCGGCGCTTGCAGCTCCGGCGTCAAGCTGGACGATACCGCCAACGCCGGTGCCGGCAACAAGGGTACGCCTTCGACCGATGCCCGCGCCGTGGCGCCGGTGGACGTGTCGCGTGATCCGCTGAACGATCCGAACAGCCCGCTGGCCAAGCGCAGCGTGTACTTCGACTTCGACAGCTACAGCGTCAAGTCCGACTACCAGGGCATGCTGTCGGAGCACGCCAAGTACCTGGCCGCCAACAAGGGCCGCCGCATCCTGATTCAGGGCAACACCGACGAGCGCGGCACCAGCGAATACAACCTGGCACTGGGCCAGAAGCGCGCCGAAGCCGTGCGCCGCTCGCTGTCCTCGCTGGGCGTGCCGGAAACCCAGATGGAAGCCGTCAGCCTGGGTAAGGAAAAGCCCAAGGCAACCGGCCACGACGAAGCCGCCTGGGCAGAAAACCGCCGCGCGGACATCACGTACTAA
- the queC gene encoding 7-cyano-7-deazaguanine synthase QueC, protein MKKRAIVLLSGGLDSATVLAMANAQGFETYALSMRYGQRHSSELEAAKRVAAALGAVRHEIIDLDLRRFGGSALTDDSLEVPTDGAVGGIPVTYVPARNTIMLSLALGWAEAVGGRDLFFGANAVDYSGYPDCRPEYVSAYEALANLATKAGVEGERIRVHAPIIDMTKGEIIRAGVKLGVDYGMTVSCYKADDDGRACGVCDSCRIRRAGFEAAGVPDPTRYQGAA, encoded by the coding sequence ATGAAAAAACGCGCTATCGTCCTGCTTTCCGGCGGCCTGGACTCCGCCACCGTCCTTGCCATGGCCAATGCGCAGGGCTTCGAGACCTATGCGTTGTCGATGCGCTACGGTCAGCGCCACTCCTCGGAACTGGAGGCCGCAAAGCGCGTGGCCGCCGCCTTGGGCGCCGTGCGCCACGAGATCATCGACCTGGACCTGCGTCGCTTCGGCGGCTCCGCGCTGACCGATGATAGCCTTGAGGTGCCTACGGACGGCGCCGTCGGCGGCATTCCGGTGACCTACGTGCCGGCCCGCAATACCATCATGCTGTCGCTGGCCCTGGGCTGGGCCGAAGCCGTCGGCGGCCGTGACCTGTTCTTCGGTGCCAATGCGGTCGACTACTCCGGCTATCCGGATTGCCGGCCCGAGTACGTGTCTGCCTACGAGGCGCTTGCCAACCTGGCCACCAAGGCCGGCGTCGAAGGCGAGCGCATCCGCGTGCACGCGCCCATCATCGACATGACCAAGGGCGAGATCATCCGCGCCGGCGTCAAGCTGGGGGTGGATTACGGCATGACGGTATCGTGCTACAAGGCTGACGACGATGGCCGGGCCTGTGGCGTGTGCGACTCTTGCCGCATCCGCCGCGCGGGCTTCGAGGCCGCTGGCGTGCCTGATCCCACCCGCTACCAGGGCGCAGCCTGA
- the tolA gene encoding cell envelope integrity protein TolA, translating to MKTAAYPYQPAPERGTLRSFLLAVFMHLLLGIVLYFGVHWQSSTPVGAEAELWDEIPATTAPPPPPPPPEPQPIVQARPAPPAPAVRSRAEEDAEIALQQQKRRQAEAAAREEARQQADLRARQEADRQEAARKEAARKDAQHKDELRREEQRREEQKKDELKKEAQRKEDARRQAALQEQRKEQVERERKEADAKARAEAKSRAEADAKARAEADAKAKAAADAKAKANAEAKAAANAKAKADADAKAKRDAAANAQRHSELARLQAMAGGGAAVGGAGGVGSSAGSGAGSGGKASPGYPDRVRRRVKPNIVFTEDVPGNPAAVVSVQLAPDGSLMSARLSKSSGNSAWDNAVLRAVERSDPLPRDENGKAPASFTITFKPKD from the coding sequence ATGAAAACCGCCGCCTATCCTTATCAGCCGGCCCCGGAGCGGGGAACCCTGCGTTCCTTCCTGCTCGCGGTTTTCATGCACTTGTTGCTGGGCATCGTGCTGTATTTCGGCGTGCACTGGCAGAGCAGCACCCCGGTGGGCGCCGAAGCCGAGCTCTGGGATGAGATCCCGGCCACTACCGCGCCGCCGCCGCCCCCGCCGCCTCCCGAACCGCAGCCCATCGTACAAGCCCGTCCCGCGCCTCCTGCGCCAGCGGTAAGGTCTCGCGCCGAAGAGGACGCAGAGATTGCCCTGCAGCAGCAAAAGCGCCGCCAGGCCGAGGCCGCCGCCCGCGAGGAGGCGCGCCAGCAGGCCGACCTGCGCGCGCGCCAGGAAGCCGATCGGCAGGAAGCGGCCCGCAAAGAAGCCGCTCGCAAGGATGCCCAGCACAAGGACGAGCTGCGCCGCGAAGAGCAACGCCGCGAAGAACAGAAGAAGGACGAGCTGAAGAAAGAGGCCCAGCGCAAGGAAGACGCACGCAGGCAGGCCGCGCTGCAGGAGCAGCGCAAGGAGCAGGTGGAGCGCGAGCGTAAGGAAGCCGACGCCAAGGCCCGCGCCGAGGCCAAGAGCCGTGCCGAGGCGGATGCCAAGGCGCGCGCCGAAGCTGACGCCAAGGCAAAGGCAGCCGCCGACGCCAAGGCCAAGGCTAACGCCGAGGCCAAGGCCGCCGCCAACGCGAAAGCCAAGGCCGATGCAGATGCCAAGGCCAAGCGCGACGCCGCCGCCAATGCCCAGCGCCACAGTGAACTGGCGCGGCTGCAGGCCATGGCCGGCGGCGGGGCGGCAGTCGGTGGCGCCGGCGGTGTCGGCAGCAGCGCCGGCAGCGGTGCTGGTTCTGGCGGCAAGGCCTCGCCTGGCTACCCGGATCGCGTGCGTCGCCGCGTCAAGCCGAATATCGTGTTTACCGAAGACGTGCCTGGCAATCCGGCCGCGGTGGTGTCGGTTCAACTGGCGCCGGACGGCTCCTTGATGTCCGCGCGGCTGTCCAAGTCCAGCGGCAATTCGGCCTGGGACAACGCCGTGCTGCGTGCCGTGGAGCGCTCGGATCCGCTGCCCCGCGACGAAAACGGCAAGGCGCCAGCCAGCTTCACGATCACCTTCAAGCCTAAGGATTAA
- the tolR gene encoding protein TolR: MAAIQRRGGSRRRASADINVVPYIDVMLVLLVIFMVAAPIVNPAVVDLPSVANATQQQKAPPIVVTVHEDGALTARGKDNAGNSFERKLDKQGLIDFVHQRQNENPDQPVVIAADRSVKYEAVLDVMSVLKADGVKRVGLMVKPK; encoded by the coding sequence ATGGCAGCGATACAGCGCCGTGGCGGCTCGCGCCGCCGGGCCAGCGCCGACATCAACGTCGTGCCTTACATTGACGTAATGCTGGTGCTGCTCGTCATTTTCATGGTGGCGGCACCGATCGTGAATCCCGCCGTGGTTGACCTGCCCAGCGTGGCCAACGCCACCCAGCAGCAAAAGGCACCCCCCATCGTCGTGACGGTGCATGAGGACGGTGCACTGACCGCGCGCGGCAAGGATAACGCCGGCAACAGCTTTGAGCGCAAGCTCGACAAGCAGGGCCTGATCGACTTCGTGCATCAGCGCCAGAACGAGAATCCCGATCAGCCGGTGGTGATCGCCGCCGACCGCTCGGTCAAGTATGAAGCCGTGCTGGACGTCATGTCAGTGCTCAAGGCCGACGGCGTGAAGCGCGTCGGCCTGATGGTCAAGCCCAAGTAA
- a CDS encoding AI-2E family transporter: protein MTQRVEMQQKAFYLLLAVVSIAFCFVLRPFFGAVFWGAILAIIFTPPNNWLTRRMGGRRNLASLTTLTLCLLIVVLPLIFVTGALIQEGSTVYQQIKSGQLNFGAYFQQALHALPPSVTRVLDRFGLTDISDLQQKLTAGAAQASQIIAAQALSIGQNTFQFVVSFGVMLYLLFFLLRDGPQLSKIIMRAIPLSEPHKQHLLRKFTTVARATVKGNIAVAAVQGALGGLAFWFLGIQGSLLWGVLMGFLSLLPAVGAALIWGPVGIYFLLTGDVGKGSILIGFCAVVIGAVDNVLRPILVGKDTRMPDWVVLISTLGGMALFGLSGFVIGPLIAALFIASWDLSTSTREEIERRDATHDKDPTPPAPSTGASGQASAQAPGPEAARTD from the coding sequence ATGACCCAACGAGTGGAAATGCAGCAAAAGGCGTTCTACCTGCTGCTGGCAGTCGTGTCGATAGCCTTCTGCTTCGTCCTGCGACCTTTCTTCGGCGCTGTGTTCTGGGGCGCCATCCTGGCCATCATCTTCACGCCGCCCAACAACTGGCTGACCCGGCGCATGGGCGGCCGACGCAACCTGGCATCGCTGACCACGCTGACGCTATGCCTGCTGATCGTCGTGCTGCCGCTGATCTTTGTCACCGGCGCCCTGATCCAGGAAGGCAGCACCGTCTACCAGCAGATCAAGTCCGGCCAGCTGAATTTTGGCGCCTACTTCCAGCAAGCCTTGCACGCCCTGCCGCCGTCGGTGACAAGGGTGCTGGACCGCTTCGGCCTGACCGATATCAGCGACCTGCAGCAAAAGCTCACCGCGGGGGCCGCCCAGGCCAGCCAGATCATCGCCGCGCAGGCGCTCAGCATCGGGCAGAACACATTCCAGTTCGTGGTCAGCTTTGGCGTGATGTTGTACCTGCTGTTCTTCCTGCTGCGCGATGGCCCGCAACTCTCCAAGATCATCATGCGGGCGATTCCGCTGAGCGAGCCGCACAAGCAGCACCTGCTGCGCAAGTTCACCACCGTGGCTCGCGCCACCGTCAAGGGCAACATCGCCGTAGCCGCGGTACAAGGCGCGCTGGGCGGCCTGGCCTTCTGGTTCCTCGGCATCCAGGGCTCGCTGCTGTGGGGTGTGCTGATGGGCTTCCTGTCGCTGCTGCCCGCGGTGGGCGCCGCACTGATCTGGGGACCGGTGGGGATCTACTTCCTGCTGACCGGCGACGTGGGCAAGGGCTCCATCCTGATCGGCTTCTGCGCGGTGGTGATCGGCGCGGTGGACAACGTGCTGCGCCCTATCCTGGTCGGCAAGGACACCCGCATGCCCGACTGGGTGGTGCTGATTTCCACGCTGGGCGGCATGGCGCTGTTCGGGTTGAGCGGCTTCGTCATTGGCCCGCTGATCGCCGCGCTGTTTATCGCTAGCTGGGACCTGTCCACGTCCACGCGGGAAGAAATCGAGCGCCGGGACGCCACGCACGACAAGGACCCGACGCCGCCCGCACCGTCCACAGGCGCAAGCGGGCAAGCCAGCGCCCAGGCACCGGGCCCCGAGGCGGCGCGCACGGACTGA
- the tolB gene encoding Tol-Pal system beta propeller repeat protein TolB encodes MRKLWAPLWLAARRHGTRAHALFAGLAVVLACSAGSAQAQLNVEITGVGASQFPIATANFQGEAQAPQNLTAIIRSDLQRSGRFRNVDPGGATVAESANADLGSWKARGADAFVAGSVTPTGNGQYDVRFRLYDTVKGTSLGGLAFTVSANQLRVTGHKIADYIYEKLLGERGVFATRLSYVSRVGGRFQLLISDSDGQNSQVALTSNEPIISPSWSPDGSKVAYVSFEAKKPVVYVHDLATGRRTLVSNQKGNNSAPSWSPDGQRLAVALSRDGNTQIYQVGADGSGLKRLTRSSAIDTEPQYAPDGRSIYFTSDRGGAPQIYRMPASGEEGGAAQRVTFKGSYNVSPRISPDGKQLAYITRSGGFKLQLMDLGNGDVTSLTDTANDEAPSFAANGKYILYATRVGGRSVLAAVSTDGRTRQVLSLQSGEVREPSWGPFMQ; translated from the coding sequence ATGCGAAAGCTTTGGGCCCCCCTTTGGCTGGCCGCGCGGCGGCACGGCACCCGCGCGCACGCCCTGTTTGCCGGGCTGGCGGTGGTGCTGGCGTGTTCGGCCGGCAGCGCACAGGCGCAATTGAACGTTGAAATCACCGGCGTTGGCGCCAGCCAGTTCCCCATCGCCACGGCCAACTTCCAGGGCGAAGCCCAGGCCCCGCAAAATCTCACCGCCATCATCCGCAGCGACCTGCAGCGCAGCGGCCGCTTCCGCAATGTCGACCCGGGTGGCGCCACGGTGGCGGAGTCCGCCAATGCCGACCTTGGCAGCTGGAAGGCGCGCGGCGCCGATGCTTTCGTGGCCGGCAGCGTCACACCTACCGGCAACGGCCAGTATGACGTGCGCTTTCGCCTCTACGACACCGTCAAGGGCACCAGCCTGGGTGGCTTGGCCTTCACTGTCAGCGCAAACCAGCTGCGCGTGACCGGCCACAAGATTGCCGACTATATCTACGAAAAGCTGCTGGGCGAGCGCGGCGTGTTTGCCACGCGGCTGTCCTATGTCTCGCGGGTGGGCGGGCGGTTCCAGCTGTTGATCTCGGACTCCGACGGCCAGAACTCTCAGGTGGCGCTGACCAGCAACGAGCCGATCATCTCGCCTTCATGGTCGCCGGATGGCAGCAAGGTCGCTTACGTGTCCTTTGAAGCCAAGAAGCCCGTGGTCTACGTGCACGACCTGGCGACCGGCAGGCGCACGCTGGTGTCGAACCAAAAGGGCAACAACAGCGCGCCTTCGTGGTCGCCTGACGGCCAGCGCCTGGCGGTGGCGCTGTCGCGCGACGGCAATACCCAGATCTACCAGGTTGGCGCCGACGGCTCCGGGCTCAAGCGCCTTACCCGCAGCAGCGCCATCGATACCGAGCCGCAATACGCGCCGGATGGCCGCAGCATCTACTTCACCAGCGATCGCGGCGGTGCGCCGCAGATCTATCGCATGCCAGCCAGCGGCGAAGAGGGCGGCGCGGCCCAGCGCGTGACCTTCAAGGGCAGCTACAACGTGAGCCCGCGCATTTCCCCCGATGGCAAGCAACTGGCCTATATCACCCGCAGCGGCGGCTTCAAGCTGCAGCTGATGGATCTCGGCAACGGCGATGTGACCTCGCTGACCGACACCGCCAACGACGAGGCTCCGAGCTTCGCCGCCAACGGCAAGTACATTCTTTATGCCACCCGGGTGGGAGGTCGCTCGGTGCTGGCGGCAGTGTCCACTGACGGGCGTACCCGGCAGGTTTTGTCGCTCCAGTCCGGCGAGGTTCGCGAGCCGTCCTGGGGACCATTCATGCAATAA
- a CDS encoding alpha/beta hydrolase family protein has translation MRQDKPSSGAQAPAKVKHYGVRELFRKPDRSQFSISPDGRHLSFLARHQGRQNVFVQAIDTEGNVLGEARPLTHESERDLPFHTWKGNAHILYAKDFGGDENFHVLSVPIDGGEPVDLTPYPGVRAEIIDDLEDDDRHILLSHNKRDPEVFDVLRVDVVTGESVQIAENPGNVMSWGTDHAGRLRVATASDGVNTTLLYRDTEDEPFRPILTTDFRETVSPLFFTFDDKQLYVQSNRGRDKTAIFEFDPQTAKEGRLVFEHDDVDVGGLSYSRHRRVLTAAWYTDWKTHRHFFDAHAEQIHADLERQLPGYEHHVTSITRIETRMIVSASSDKTTGTRFLYDSGTQKLVTLGKVQPWLDEADMAGMQPIRFTSRDGLQIHGYLTLPVASAGEPAPRGLPLVVNPHGGPWTRDVWGFNPEVQLLANRGYAVLQINFRGSTGYGRAFWEASFKQWGKAMQHDIDDGVDWLVAQGIVDPKRIAIYGASYGGYATLAGVAFTPERYAAAIDYVGVSNLFTLLETIPAYWKPMLDMLYEMVGNPNVEAERQALHDASPVFFADKIRTPLLVAQGANDPRVKQAESDQIVQALRSRGVDVEYLLKENEGHGFHNEENTFDFYEAMEAFLARHLAREG, from the coding sequence TTGCGTCAAGACAAACCATCATCCGGTGCGCAGGCGCCGGCAAAGGTAAAGCACTACGGCGTGCGTGAACTGTTCCGCAAACCGGACCGTTCCCAGTTCTCGATCTCGCCGGATGGCCGCCACCTGTCCTTCCTTGCCCGGCACCAGGGCCGACAGAACGTCTTCGTGCAGGCCATCGACACCGAAGGCAACGTGTTGGGCGAAGCCCGGCCGCTGACCCACGAGAGCGAGCGCGACCTGCCCTTCCACACCTGGAAAGGCAACGCGCACATCCTGTATGCGAAGGACTTTGGCGGCGACGAGAACTTCCACGTGCTGTCGGTGCCCATCGACGGCGGCGAACCAGTCGACCTGACCCCGTATCCGGGCGTGCGCGCGGAGATCATCGACGATCTCGAGGACGATGACCGCCATATCCTGCTGTCGCACAACAAGCGCGACCCGGAGGTATTCGACGTGCTGCGCGTCGATGTCGTCACGGGCGAGTCCGTGCAGATCGCGGAAAACCCGGGCAACGTGATGAGCTGGGGCACCGACCACGCAGGCCGCCTGCGGGTAGCCACCGCCAGCGACGGCGTGAACACCACCCTGCTCTACCGCGATACCGAGGACGAGCCTTTCCGCCCGATCCTGACCACCGACTTCCGCGAGACGGTCTCGCCGCTGTTCTTCACCTTCGACGACAAGCAGCTGTATGTGCAGTCGAATCGCGGCCGCGACAAGACGGCGATATTCGAATTCGATCCGCAGACCGCCAAGGAAGGCCGCCTGGTCTTCGAGCACGATGACGTCGATGTCGGCGGCCTGTCCTACTCGCGGCATCGCCGCGTGCTGACCGCCGCCTGGTACACCGACTGGAAGACGCACCGCCATTTCTTCGACGCCCACGCCGAGCAGATCCATGCCGACCTGGAGCGGCAACTGCCGGGCTACGAGCACCACGTCACCAGCATCACGCGCATTGAGACCCGCATGATCGTCTCCGCGTCGAGCGACAAGACCACCGGCACGCGCTTCCTGTACGACAGCGGCACGCAAAAGCTGGTCACGCTAGGCAAGGTGCAGCCCTGGCTGGATGAAGCCGACATGGCCGGCATGCAGCCAATCCGCTTCACCTCGCGCGACGGCCTGCAGATCCACGGCTACCTGACGCTGCCGGTGGCCAGCGCGGGCGAGCCTGCGCCGCGGGGCCTGCCGCTGGTGGTCAACCCGCACGGCGGCCCGTGGACGCGCGACGTATGGGGCTTCAACCCCGAGGTGCAGCTGCTGGCCAATCGCGGCTATGCCGTGCTGCAGATCAACTTCCGCGGCTCTACCGGCTACGGTCGCGCATTCTGGGAGGCGAGCTTCAAGCAGTGGGGCAAGGCCATGCAGCACGATATCGACGACGGCGTCGACTGGCTCGTCGCGCAAGGCATCGTGGACCCCAAGCGCATCGCGATCTACGGCGCCAGCTATGGCGGCTATGCAACGCTGGCGGGCGTGGCCTTCACGCCGGAGCGCTACGCCGCGGCCATCGACTATGTCGGCGTATCGAACCTGTTCACGCTGCTGGAGACCATTCCCGCGTACTGGAAACCGATGCTGGACATGCTGTACGAGATGGTCGGCAACCCCAACGTGGAAGCCGAGCGCCAAGCCCTGCACGATGCCTCGCCGGTGTTCTTCGCGGACAAGATCCGCACGCCGCTGCTGGTGGCGCAAGGCGCCAACGATCCGCGCGTCAAGCAGGCAGAGAGCGACCAGATCGTCCAGGCGCTGCGCTCGCGCGGCGTGGATGTGGAATACCTGTTAAAGGAAAACGAGGGCCACGGCTTCCACAACGAGGAAAACACCTTCGACTTCTACGAAGCCATGGAAGCGTTTCTCGCCAGGCATCTGGCCAGGGAAGGCTGA
- the tolQ gene encoding protein TolQ: MNPVTVTQDLSIISLVLHASVLAQAVMALLLVMSLFSWTYIFRKHFSLRAARTQTEGFERDFWAGGDLQALYQSAANNRHNTGALERIFESGMGEYLKARERNNDAGALLDAARRAMRAAYQREMDVMESHLPFLASVGSVSPYIGLFGTVWGIMNAFRGLSNVQQATLAAVAPGIAEALVATAIGLFAAIPAVIAYNRYATEVDRLAIRFESFMEEFLNILQRQTR; the protein is encoded by the coding sequence ATGAATCCCGTGACCGTCACGCAAGACCTGTCGATCATTTCGCTGGTGCTGCACGCCAGTGTGCTGGCACAGGCCGTCATGGCCCTGCTGCTGGTGATGTCCCTGTTCTCGTGGACATATATCTTCCGCAAGCATTTTTCCCTGCGCGCCGCGCGGACCCAGACCGAGGGGTTCGAGCGCGATTTCTGGGCCGGCGGCGACCTCCAGGCCCTGTATCAGAGCGCAGCCAACAATCGTCACAATACAGGCGCGCTGGAACGGATCTTTGAATCCGGCATGGGCGAGTACCTGAAGGCGCGCGAGCGCAACAATGACGCCGGCGCGCTGCTCGACGCCGCGCGGCGTGCGATGCGCGCGGCCTATCAGCGCGAGATGGATGTGATGGAATCGCATCTTCCGTTCCTGGCATCGGTGGGTTCGGTCAGCCCGTACATCGGCTTGTTCGGCACCGTATGGGGGATCATGAACGCCTTCCGTGGCTTGTCCAATGTGCAGCAAGCAACGCTTGCGGCCGTGGCGCCCGGCATTGCGGAGGCGCTGGTCGCCACCGCTATCGGCCTGTTCGCGGCGATTCCGGCGGTCATTGCCTACAACCGTTACGCCACCGAAGTGGATCGCCTGGCCATTCGCTTCGAGAGTTTCATGGAAGAGTTCCTGAACATCCTGCAACGGCAGACCCGCTAA